A region of Desulfobacterales bacterium DNA encodes the following proteins:
- a CDS encoding TatD family hydrolase encodes MKLFDSHCHLDDKAYRRDLERVIERARQAGVARMMTIGVNTKTATRAVKLAESHPDIYASVGFHPHDASQCSNGELDFLMELAQNPLVRAWGEIGLDYNRMYSPREDQEKWFTRQLHMAADLKLPVIFHERDTRGRFLEILKTDFKNENPGVVHCFSGTVPELQEYLELGLNIGITGIVTLRARGSDLRKMVPQIPANRLVVETDAPYLTPAPEKYHTRRNEPAFVKFVLLKLAEVRNEDPDQLAQTIWNNTNLLYRID; translated from the coding sequence ATGAAACTATTTGACAGTCACTGCCACCTGGATGATAAGGCCTATCGCAGGGATCTGGAGCGAGTCATAGAGCGTGCCCGCCAGGCGGGTGTTGCCCGCATGATGACTATCGGCGTCAACACAAAAACAGCCACACGCGCGGTGAAACTGGCCGAAAGCCATCCGGACATTTACGCTTCGGTGGGGTTTCATCCGCACGATGCCAGCCAGTGCAGTAACGGCGAGCTTGATTTTTTGATGGAACTGGCGCAAAACCCGCTCGTACGCGCGTGGGGAGAAATCGGGCTGGATTACAACCGCATGTATTCGCCCCGTGAGGATCAGGAAAAATGGTTTACCCGGCAGCTGCACATGGCCGCTGACCTCAAGCTGCCGGTCATTTTCCATGAACGTGATACCAGGGGTCGTTTTCTTGAAATTCTCAAAACCGACTTCAAAAATGAAAACCCCGGTGTGGTTCATTGCTTCAGCGGTACAGTGCCGGAGCTGCAAGAATATCTCGAGCTGGGATTGAATATCGGCATAACTGGTATCGTGACGCTCCGAGCACGGGGGTCGGACCTGCGTAAGATGGTCCCCCAAATTCCGGCCAATCGACTGGTGGTGGAAACCGATGCCCCCTATCTGACCCCTGCCCCTGAAAAATACCACACCCGCCGCAACGAGCCCGCCTTTGTTAAATTTGTCCTGCTCAAGCTGGCCGAAGTTCGCAATGAAGACCCCGATCAACTCGCTCAAACCATCTGGAACAACACAAACCTGCTATATAGGATCGATTAG
- a CDS encoding sulfide/dihydroorotate dehydrogenase-like FAD/NAD-binding protein: protein MFKIVKREEMSDGTVVLNDIDAPKIARKALPGQFVILKANEEGERIPLTMAETDPEKGTITVIYQVVGKSTALFKTLQVGDGYQDVIGPLGKATHIEKVGNVVCVGGGTGIAVLHPITRALKEIGNHVTCIIGARTKDLLILEDRMKSASHELHVCTDDGSYGHHGFVTDVLKEVLEKGEIQQAVAIGPVPMMKFVSLMTKEYNVPTLVSLNPIMVDGTGMCGGCRVSVGGHTKFACVDGPEFDAHKVDFDELMMRLQAYCDDEQSCYEDFCTIRDSK from the coding sequence ATGTTTAAAATTGTTAAGCGAGAAGAGATGTCGGACGGCACAGTGGTCCTCAATGATATCGATGCGCCTAAGATTGCCCGCAAGGCCCTGCCAGGGCAGTTTGTTATCCTGAAGGCCAATGAAGAGGGCGAACGCATTCCATTGACAATGGCGGAAACAGACCCTGAAAAAGGGACCATCACCGTCATCTATCAGGTGGTGGGTAAATCGACGGCCCTGTTTAAAACCCTGCAGGTAGGTGACGGATATCAGGATGTGATTGGCCCCCTTGGAAAAGCAACCCATATTGAAAAAGTCGGTAATGTTGTCTGCGTGGGAGGCGGTACCGGAATCGCCGTATTGCATCCGATTACCCGGGCCCTAAAGGAGATCGGCAATCATGTGACCTGTATCATCGGGGCACGAACCAAGGATCTGTTGATTCTCGAGGACCGTATGAAGTCGGCTTCCCACGAATTGCACGTCTGTACCGACGACGGCTCTTACGGCCATCATGGGTTTGTCACCGATGTCCTAAAGGAAGTGCTGGAAAAAGGAGAAATTCAACAGGCTGTGGCCATCGGACCGGTTCCGATGATGAAATTCGTGTCATTGATGACCAAAGAATATAATGTGCCGACACTGGTCAGCCTCAATCCGATTATGGTGGATGGCACCGGTATGTGCGGCGGCTGCCGGGTTTCGGTCGGCGGGCATACCAAGTTTGCCTGTGTCGATGGGCCTGAATTTGATGCTCACAAGGTTGATTTCGACGAGCTGATGATGCGACTGCAGGCTTACTGCGATGATGAGCAGTCCTGCTACGAAGATTTTTGCACCATTCGCGATAGCAAATAA